One stretch of Variovorax sp. TBS-050B DNA includes these proteins:
- the ppsA gene encoding phosphoenolpyruvate synthase translates to MSALFDATALVVPFENLRMTDVEAVGGKNASLGEMISQLPQGVRVPTGFATTAHAFRQFLAHDGLADKISKRLAALDTEDVRALAAAGAEIRAMVEAQPFPADLQKAITEAFAKLSEGNPSASFAVRSSATAEDLPDASFAGQQETFLNVVGIDDVLHKMKEVFASLYNDRAISYRVHKGFAHDVVALSAGVQRMVRSDLGAAGVMFTIDTESGFEDVVFITSSYGLGETVVQGAVNPDEFYVHKPTLRAGKRAVIRRNLGSKLIQMEFATPEEKKATGKLVKTTDVKAEQRNRYSLTDADVEQLAKYALVIEEHYGRPMDIEWGKDGTDGQLYILQARPETVKSQQQGKAEQRYKLLGKGAVLAEGRAIGQKIGTGPVRLVHSISEMDKVQAGDVLVTDMTDPNWEPVMKRAAAIVTNRGGRTCHAAIIARELGIPAVVGCGDATDLLKDGTLVTVSCAEGDTGFIYDGLLETEVTEVQRGVMPEIDIKLMMNVGNPQLAFDFAQLPNSGVGLARLEFIINNNIGVHPKAILDYPNVDNDLKKAVESVARGHASPRAFYVDKVAEGIATIAAAFWPKQVIVRLSDFKSNEYRKLIGGSRYEPEEENPMLGFRGAARYLSKDFGEAFAMECEALKRVRNDMGLTNVQIMVPFVRTLGQAERVTSLLAEHGLKRGENELKLIMMCEVPSNAVLPEEFLKFFDGFSIGSNDLTQLTLGLDRDSGLELLAADFDERDPAVKALLSRVIKACKDQGKYVGICGQGPSDHPDFALWLAEQGIESISLNPDSVIDTWQQLAKR, encoded by the coding sequence ATGTCTGCACTTTTCGACGCGACCGCCCTGGTCGTACCGTTTGAAAACCTGAGGATGACCGACGTCGAGGCGGTCGGCGGCAAGAACGCCAGCCTCGGCGAAATGATCTCGCAGCTGCCGCAGGGCGTGCGGGTGCCCACGGGCTTCGCGACCACCGCGCATGCCTTCCGCCAGTTCCTGGCGCACGACGGGCTGGCCGACAAGATCAGCAAGCGGCTCGCCGCACTCGACACCGAAGACGTGCGCGCGCTGGCCGCCGCCGGCGCCGAGATCCGCGCCATGGTCGAGGCCCAGCCCTTCCCGGCCGACCTGCAGAAGGCCATCACCGAGGCCTTCGCGAAGCTCAGCGAAGGCAATCCCTCCGCCTCGTTCGCGGTGCGTTCCTCGGCCACGGCCGAAGACCTGCCCGACGCTTCGTTCGCGGGCCAGCAGGAGACCTTCCTCAACGTGGTCGGCATCGACGACGTGCTGCACAAGATGAAGGAGGTCTTCGCCTCGCTCTACAACGACCGCGCCATCAGCTACCGCGTGCACAAGGGCTTCGCGCACGACGTGGTCGCGCTGTCGGCGGGCGTGCAGCGCATGGTGCGCTCCGACCTCGGCGCCGCGGGCGTGATGTTCACCATCGACACCGAATCGGGCTTCGAGGACGTCGTGTTCATCACCTCGAGCTACGGCCTCGGCGAAACGGTGGTGCAGGGCGCCGTGAACCCGGACGAGTTCTACGTCCACAAGCCGACGCTGCGCGCGGGCAAGCGCGCGGTGATCCGCCGCAACCTGGGTTCCAAGCTGATCCAGATGGAATTCGCGACGCCCGAAGAGAAGAAGGCCACCGGCAAGCTCGTGAAGACCACCGACGTCAAGGCCGAGCAGCGCAACCGCTACTCCCTGACCGATGCCGACGTGGAGCAGCTCGCCAAGTACGCGCTCGTGATCGAGGAGCACTATGGCCGTCCGATGGACATCGAGTGGGGCAAGGACGGCACGGACGGCCAGCTCTACATCCTGCAGGCGCGTCCCGAGACCGTGAAGAGCCAGCAGCAGGGCAAGGCCGAGCAGCGCTACAAGCTGCTGGGCAAGGGCGCCGTGCTCGCCGAGGGCCGCGCCATCGGCCAGAAGATCGGCACCGGTCCGGTGCGCCTGGTGCACAGCATCAGCGAGATGGACAAGGTGCAGGCCGGCGACGTGCTCGTGACCGACATGACCGATCCCAACTGGGAGCCGGTGATGAAGCGCGCCGCCGCCATCGTGACCAACCGCGGCGGGCGCACCTGCCATGCGGCCATCATCGCGCGCGAACTCGGCATTCCCGCCGTGGTGGGCTGCGGCGACGCCACCGACCTGCTCAAGGACGGCACGCTCGTGACCGTGAGCTGCGCCGAGGGCGACACCGGCTTCATCTACGACGGCCTGCTCGAGACCGAGGTGACCGAGGTGCAGCGCGGCGTCATGCCCGAGATCGACATCAAGCTCATGATGAACGTCGGCAATCCCCAGCTGGCCTTCGATTTCGCGCAGCTGCCCAACAGCGGCGTGGGGCTGGCGCGGCTCGAGTTCATCATCAACAACAACATCGGCGTGCATCCGAAGGCCATCCTCGACTATCCGAACGTCGACAACGACCTCAAGAAGGCCGTGGAGTCGGTGGCCCGCGGCCATGCCTCGCCGCGCGCCTTCTACGTCGACAAGGTGGCCGAGGGCATCGCGACCATCGCGGCCGCGTTCTGGCCCAAGCAGGTGATCGTGCGCCTGTCGGACTTCAAGTCGAACGAGTACCGCAAGCTCATCGGCGGCAGCCGCTACGAGCCCGAGGAAGAGAATCCGATGCTCGGCTTCCGCGGCGCCGCGCGCTACCTGAGCAAGGACTTCGGCGAAGCCTTCGCGATGGAATGCGAGGCGCTCAAGCGCGTGCGCAACGACATGGGCCTGACCAACGTGCAGATCATGGTGCCCTTCGTGCGCACGCTCGGCCAGGCCGAGCGCGTGACCTCGCTGCTCGCCGAACACGGCCTGAAGCGCGGCGAGAACGAACTCAAGCTGATCATGATGTGCGAGGTGCCGAGCAACGCGGTGCTGCCCGAGGAGTTCCTGAAGTTCTTCGACGGCTTCTCGATCGGCTCGAACGACCTGACCCAGCTCACGCTGGGCCTGGACCGCGATTCCGGCCTCGAACTGCTCGCGGCCGACTTCGACGAGCGCGATCCGGCCGTCAAGGCGCTCTTGAGCCGCGTCATCAAGGCCTGCAAGGACCAGGGCAAGTACGTCGGCATCTGCGGCCAGGGCCCCAGCGACCATCCGGACTTCGCGCTCTGGCTGGCGGAGCAGGGCATCGAGTCGATCTCGCTCAATCCCGACAGCGTGATCGACACCTGGCAGCAACTGGCCAAGCGCTGA
- the rplI gene encoding 50S ribosomal protein L9, protein MQIILLDKVLNVGALGDIVKVKDGYARNFLIPTGRARRATAANKAEFEAKRAELEKAAAAKLAESQAQGEKLGGTTIKLTQKAGVDGRLFGSVTNGDIAEELGKQGYKVAKSQVRLPNGPIKMVGDSTVSVALHTDVVVDITVTVYGETA, encoded by the coding sequence ATGCAAATCATTCTTCTGGACAAGGTTCTGAACGTCGGCGCCCTCGGCGACATCGTCAAGGTCAAGGACGGCTATGCGCGCAACTTCCTGATCCCGACGGGCCGCGCCCGCCGCGCCACCGCCGCCAACAAGGCCGAATTCGAAGCCAAGCGCGCCGAACTCGAAAAGGCTGCGGCCGCCAAGCTGGCCGAGTCGCAAGCGCAGGGCGAAAAGCTCGGCGGCACGACCATCAAGCTGACGCAGAAGGCCGGCGTCGACGGCCGCCTGTTCGGCTCGGTCACCAACGGCGACATCGCCGAAGAGCTCGGCAAGCAAGGCTACAAGGTCGCGAAGTCGCAGGTCCGCCTGCCCAACGGCCCGATCAAGATGGTCGGCGACAGCACCGTCAGCGTGGCACTGCACACCGACGTGGTGGTCGACATCACCGTGACGGTCTACGGCGAAACCGCCTGA
- a CDS encoding GyrI-like domain-containing protein has product MEPVRRHQQAFHVAGLAVRTTNRDERDPATSRLPKLWGRFFDEEVYASTPHRNGDKRLFGVYSGYESDVHGAFDVTAGVAVSEGAGCLTVEAGDYLVFTARGAMPQLVTGTWQRIWDYFEAHPELTRRYRTDFEAYDGPDAVAIHVGVS; this is encoded by the coding sequence ATGGAACCCGTTCGACGCCACCAGCAAGCCTTCCACGTCGCCGGCCTCGCGGTCCGCACCACCAACCGCGACGAGCGCGACCCCGCGACCAGCCGCCTTCCCAAGCTCTGGGGCCGCTTCTTCGACGAGGAGGTCTATGCGTCGACGCCGCACCGCAACGGCGACAAGCGCCTCTTCGGCGTCTATTCGGGCTACGAGTCCGACGTCCACGGCGCCTTCGACGTGACGGCCGGTGTGGCCGTGTCCGAAGGCGCCGGCTGCCTGACCGTCGAAGCCGGCGACTACCTCGTGTTCACCGCGCGCGGCGCCATGCCGCAGCTGGTCACCGGCACCTGGCAGCGCATCTGGGACTACTTCGAGGCCCATCCCGAGCTCACGCGCCGCTACAGGACGGACTTCGAAGCCTACGACGGGCCCGACGCAGTGGCCATCCACGTCGGCGTGTCATGA
- the priB gene encoding primosomal replication protein N, with amino-acid sequence MTAAAAAATGVNQLLLSASVAELGALRYTPAGLPAIDLKLEHASTLQEAGKARQVKTALKAVAFGAVAERLATQSMGSLWRFQGFLATPGNGKYPVLHIQDFQQD; translated from the coding sequence GTGACCGCTGCCGCTGCTGCGGCAACCGGCGTCAACCAGCTTCTGCTGAGCGCCTCGGTTGCCGAACTCGGAGCTTTGCGATACACGCCCGCCGGCCTTCCCGCCATCGACCTGAAGCTCGAGCATGCATCGACGCTCCAGGAGGCAGGAAAAGCCAGGCAGGTGAAGACGGCCCTCAAGGCCGTGGCCTTCGGCGCTGTCGCCGAGCGGCTCGCAACGCAGTCGATGGGGAGCCTCTGGCGATTTCAGGGTTTTCTCGCGACACCGGGCAACGGCAAGTATCCGGTCCTGCACATCCAGGATTTTCAGCAAGATTAA
- a CDS encoding EVE domain-containing protein: MPQRNWIAVASAEHARRGRDHRPFGFMQVGHGKLGPLKRVAPGDRVVYYAPATIFGGTDRLQSFVAIGIVRSGVPYEFDMGNGFVPWRRDVAYLPAHEAPIAPLLEHLAFVENPKQWGYKFRFGMFDIGDDDMQLIAQAMKADLKTLAL, translated from the coding sequence ATGCCACAGCGCAACTGGATCGCCGTGGCCAGTGCCGAGCATGCGCGGCGCGGCCGCGACCATCGGCCGTTCGGCTTCATGCAGGTCGGCCATGGCAAGCTCGGACCGCTCAAGCGCGTCGCGCCGGGGGACCGCGTCGTCTACTATGCGCCGGCCACGATCTTCGGCGGCACCGACAGGCTGCAGAGCTTCGTCGCCATCGGCATCGTGCGGTCGGGCGTTCCTTACGAGTTCGACATGGGCAACGGCTTCGTTCCCTGGCGGCGCGACGTGGCGTACCTGCCCGCGCACGAAGCACCGATCGCGCCGTTGCTCGAGCATCTCGCCTTTGTCGAGAATCCGAAGCAATGGGGCTACAAGTTCCGGTTCGGGATGTTCGACATCGGCGACGACGACATGCAACTGATTGCCCAGGCCATGAAGGCCGATCTCAAGACACTCGCCCTTTGA
- the rpsF gene encoding 30S ribosomal protein S6, protein MRHYEIILLIHPDQSEQVPAMLERYKGLITAGGGKVHRVEDWGRRQLAYQINKLNKAHYLCVNIEAEQTVMGELEHAFKFNDAVLRHLTVQKKKAETGPSSMMKTVEREEARKAQQAEYAANNS, encoded by the coding sequence ATGCGTCACTACGAAATCATTTTGCTGATCCACCCGGATCAGAGCGAGCAAGTTCCGGCCATGCTGGAGCGCTATAAGGGCCTGATCACGGCCGGCGGCGGCAAGGTCCACCGCGTCGAAGACTGGGGCCGCCGTCAACTGGCCTACCAGATCAACAAGCTCAACAAGGCGCACTACCTGTGCGTCAACATCGAAGCTGAACAGACCGTGATGGGCGAACTTGAGCACGCGTTCAAGTTCAACGACGCCGTGCTGCGCCACCTGACCGTCCAGAAGAAGAAGGCCGAAACCGGTCCTTCGTCGATGATGAAGACGGTCGAGCGCGAAGAAGCCCGCAAGGCCCAGCAGGCCGAATACGCCGCCAACAACAGCTGA
- the dnaB gene encoding replicative DNA helicase, with the protein MSAVFSYADNDPSADRQVAQLRIPPHSIEAESSVLGGLLLDNGAWDRMGDLLVDGDFYRHEHKLIYAAIGGLINASKPADVITVYEQLQSLGKAEEIGGLVYLNSLAQYVPSASNIRRYAEIVRERSILRKLVSASDEIATNAFNTQGKSVDKILDEAEQKIFNIGEEGTRMKQGFQSMDALVVELLDRVTEMAENPNDITGVRTGFYEFDKMTSGLQPGDMIVLAARPSMGKTSLAINIAEHVALNEGLPVAVFSMEMGASQLAVRIVGSIGRIDQGHLRTGKLSDEEWPRLTEAIEKLRNVSLHIDETPGLTTSELRANARRLARQYGRLGLIVVDYLQLMSVSSSMSDENRATAVGEISRGLKMLAKELKCPVIALSQLSRGVESRTDKRPMMSDLRESGAIEQDADIIMFIYRDDYYDKNSKEPGVAEVIISKHRNGPTGTVKLAFLKPLTKFENLASYGGSDDF; encoded by the coding sequence ATGTCCGCCGTTTTCTCCTATGCCGACAATGACCCGTCGGCCGACCGCCAGGTTGCCCAGCTCCGGATTCCGCCTCATTCGATCGAGGCCGAGTCGAGCGTGCTCGGCGGCCTGCTGCTCGACAACGGAGCCTGGGACCGCATGGGCGACCTGCTGGTGGATGGCGACTTCTACCGCCACGAACACAAGCTGATCTACGCCGCGATCGGCGGCCTGATCAACGCGAGCAAGCCGGCCGACGTCATCACCGTCTACGAGCAGCTGCAGAGCCTCGGCAAGGCCGAGGAGATCGGCGGGCTGGTCTACCTGAACTCGCTCGCGCAGTACGTGCCGAGCGCGAGCAACATCCGCCGCTATGCGGAGATCGTGCGCGAGCGCTCGATCCTGCGCAAGCTGGTGTCCGCGAGCGACGAGATCGCGACCAACGCCTTCAACACGCAGGGCAAGTCGGTCGACAAGATCCTCGACGAGGCCGAGCAGAAGATCTTCAACATCGGCGAAGAAGGCACGCGGATGAAGCAGGGCTTCCAGAGCATGGATGCCCTGGTGGTCGAACTGCTCGACCGCGTGACCGAGATGGCCGAGAACCCGAACGACATCACGGGCGTTCGCACCGGCTTCTACGAATTCGACAAGATGACCTCGGGCCTGCAGCCCGGAGACATGATCGTGCTGGCCGCGCGGCCCTCGATGGGCAAGACCTCGCTCGCGATCAACATCGCCGAGCACGTGGCGCTCAACGAAGGCCTGCCGGTCGCGGTGTTCTCGATGGAAATGGGCGCTTCGCAGCTCGCGGTGCGTATCGTCGGCTCGATCGGCCGCATCGACCAGGGCCATCTGCGCACCGGCAAGCTCAGCGACGAGGAATGGCCGCGGCTGACCGAGGCGATCGAGAAGCTGCGCAACGTGTCGCTGCACATCGACGAGACGCCGGGCCTCACGACCAGCGAGCTGCGCGCCAATGCGCGCCGCCTGGCGCGCCAGTACGGGCGCCTGGGGCTGATCGTGGTCGACTACCTGCAGCTCATGAGCGTGTCGAGCAGCATGAGCGACGAGAACCGCGCCACCGCGGTGGGCGAAATCTCGCGCGGCCTGAAGATGCTCGCGAAGGAGCTCAAGTGCCCGGTGATCGCGCTGTCGCAGTTGAGCCGCGGCGTCGAGAGCCGCACCGACAAGCGCCCGATGATGAGCGACCTGCGCGAATCGGGCGCGATCGAGCAGGACGCGGACATCATCATGTTCATCTACCGCGACGACTACTACGACAAGAACAGCAAGGAGCCGGGGGTGGCCGAGGTGATCATCAGCAAGCACCGCAACGGGCCCACGGGCACCGTCAAGCTCGCCTTCCTCAAGCCGCTCACCAAGTTCGAGAACCTCGCGAGCTACGGCGGCAGCGACGATTTCTGA
- a CDS encoding YafY family protein, protein MRRADRLFQLVQLIRGRRLTTAAFLAQRLEVSERTVYRDVADLQHQGVPIEGEAGVGYRLGAGFELPPLMFTQEEAAALVAAARLAQSWVDPALARNIETGLGKILSVLPPAARVGAEALALYAPALGLDELMRTRLQILREAVQARQKLRLHYHDVSGDASERIVRPLGCFYWGKVWTLSTWCELRGDFRGFRLDRMDAVERLPERFRDEPGKTLADMLRQLKAQHAAEGLPPLQKSSLPP, encoded by the coding sequence ATGCGCCGCGCCGACCGCCTGTTCCAGCTCGTCCAGCTCATCCGCGGACGCCGGCTCACCACGGCCGCGTTCCTCGCCCAGCGGCTGGAGGTGTCGGAGCGCACCGTCTACCGCGACGTGGCCGACCTGCAGCACCAGGGCGTGCCGATCGAGGGCGAGGCCGGCGTGGGCTACAGGCTGGGCGCGGGCTTCGAGCTGCCGCCGCTGATGTTCACCCAGGAGGAAGCCGCGGCCCTGGTCGCGGCGGCGCGGCTCGCGCAGAGCTGGGTCGATCCGGCGCTGGCGCGGAACATCGAGACCGGGCTCGGCAAGATCCTCTCGGTGCTGCCGCCCGCGGCGCGCGTCGGTGCGGAGGCGCTGGCGCTCTATGCGCCGGCGCTCGGCCTCGACGAGCTCATGCGCACGCGCCTGCAGATACTGCGCGAGGCGGTGCAGGCGCGGCAGAAGCTGCGTCTGCACTACCACGACGTGTCGGGCGATGCGAGCGAGCGCATCGTGCGCCCGCTCGGCTGCTTCTACTGGGGCAAGGTCTGGACGCTCTCGACCTGGTGCGAGCTGCGCGGCGACTTCCGGGGCTTCCGGCTCGACCGCATGGACGCCGTCGAACGGCTGCCCGAGCGCTTTCGCGACGAGCCGGGCAAGACGCTGGCCGACATGCTGCGCCAGCTCAAGGCGCAGCACGCGGCCGAAGGCCTGCCCCCGCTTCAGAAATCGTCGCTGCCGCCGTAG